The following coding sequences lie in one Musa acuminata AAA Group cultivar baxijiao chromosome BXJ3-1, Cavendish_Baxijiao_AAA, whole genome shotgun sequence genomic window:
- the LOC103990225 gene encoding probable cellulose synthase A catalytic subunit 8 [UDP-forming] isoform X1, with translation MEVDGEKGKPVKHSGGQVCQICGDSVGTTVDGDLFVACDVCGFPVCRPCYEYERKDGNQSCPQCKTKYKRHKGSPPVRQEEGDDGDADDVSDFNYPTSHQDQKPKIAERMLGWHMGHEQGEDVGAPKYDSGEIPRNHIPLLTHSQGLSGELPMSSPDHMMSPGGGGKRVHPLPYRSPNSSREFGNVAWKERVDGWKMKQEKNVVPMTNGTSHAPSEGRGGGDIDATTDYNMDDALLNDEARQPLSRKVSVPSSRINPYRMVIVLRLVILCIFLHYRITNPVTNAIPLWLLSVICEIWFAISWILDQFPKWFPVNRETYLDRLSIRYDREGEPSELAAVDIFVSTVDPLKEPPLVTANTVLSILAVDYPVDKVSCYVSDDGAAMLTFEALAETSEFARKWVPFCKKYIIEPRAPEWYFSQKIDYLKDKVQPSFVKDRRAMKREYEEFKVRINGLVAKAQKVPDEGWIMQDGTPWPGNNTRDHPGMIQVFLGHSGGLDTEGNELPRLVYVSREKRPGFQHHKKAGAMNALVRVSAVLTNGPFMLNLDCDHYINNSKALREAMCFLMDPNLGKQVCYVQFPQRFDGIDRNDRYANRNTVFFDINLRGLDGIQGPVYVGTGCVFNRTALYGYEPPIKNKHKKKGFFSLCCGDSRKKNSKSSKKSSEKKKSSKHVDNTVPIFNLEDIEEGVEGAGFDDEKSLLMSQMSLEKRFGQSAVFVASTLMENGGVPQSATPESLLKEAIHVISCGYEDKTDWGSEIGWIYGSVTEDILTGFKMHARGWKSIYCMPKRPAFKGSAPINLSDRLNQVLRWALGSVEILFSRHCPIWYGYGGRLKFLERFAYINTTIYPLTSLPLLLYCTLPAICLLTGKFIIPQISNIASIWFISLFLSIFATGILEMRWSGVGIDEWWRNEQFWVIGGVSAHLFAVFQGLLKVLAGIDTNFTVTSKASDEDGDFAELYMFKWTTLLIPPTTLLIVNLVGVVAGISYAINSGYQSWGPLFGKLFFAFWVIVHLYPFLKGLMGRQNRTPTIVVVWSILLASIFSLLWVRVDPFTTRVTGPDVLQCGINC, from the exons ATGGAGGTCGATGGAGAGAAGGGG AAGCCTGTGAAGCACTCCGGTGGCCAGGTGTGCCAGATCTGTGGCGACAGTGTTGGTACAACAGTGGACGGCGATCTATTTGTCGCCTGTGATGTTTGTGGGTTTCCCGTCTGCCGTCCCTGCTACGAGTACGAGAGGAAGGATGGAAACCAGTCGTGTCCCCAGTGCAAGACGAAGTACAAGAGACACAAAG GAAGCCCACCTGTTCGCCAAGAGGAGGGGGACGATGGCGATGCTGATGATGTTAGCGATTTCAATTATCCAACTAGCCATCAGGATCAGAAGCCAAAGATCGCTGAACGCATGCTGGGTTGGCACATGGGTCATGAGCAAGGGGAAGATGTCGGTGCTCCAAAGTATGACAGTGGGGAGATCCCTCGGAATCACATCCCTTTGCTCACTCACAGCCAGGGG CTCTCCGGAGAACTGCCAATGTCATCACCTGATCATATGATGTCCCCAGGAGGTGGTGGAAAGCGTGTGCATCCACTCCCTTACCGCTCTC CTAACTCGTCCAGAGAATTTGGCAATGTTGCCTGGAAAGAGAGAGTTGATGGATGGAAGATGAAACAGGAGAAAAATGTTGTGCCAATGACTAATGGTACCAGTCATGCCCCTTCGGAAGGCAGGGGAGGAGGTGATATTGATGCGACTACTGATTACAATATGGATGATGCTTTACT GAATGATGAAGCCCGACAGCCTCTTTCCAGGAAAGTATCTGTTCCATCTTCCAGGATAAACCCATACAGGATGGTTATTGTGTTACGGCTTGTTATTCTCTGTATTTTCCTCCACTATCGTATCACAAATCCTGTCACCAATGCCATTCCTTTATGGTTGTTATCTGTAATCTGTGAGATATGGTTTGCTATATCTTGGATATTGGATCAGTTTCCCAAATGGTTTCCTGTAAATCGTGAAACTTATCTCGACAGACTATCAATTAG ATATGACAGAGAAGGTGAACCGTCTGAGCTGGCTGCTGTCGACATTTTTGTCAGTACTGTCGATCCATTGAAAGAGCCTCCCCTTGTCACAGCCAACACTGTGTTATCAATTCTTGCCGTGGATTACCCTGTTGACAAGGTCTCTTGCTATGTCTCTGATGATGGTGCTGCTATGCTGACATTTGAAGCACTGGCTGAAACTTCAGAGTTTGCAAGAAAATGGGTTCCTTTCTGCAAGAAATACATTATTGAACCTCGAGCTCCTGAATGGTACTTCTCACAGAAGATTGATTACCTCAAGGATAAAGTTCAACCTTCATTTGTTAAAGATCGCAGAGCAATGAAG AGAGAATATGAAGAATTTAAGGTCCGCATCAATGGCCTTGTTGCAAAGGCACAAAAAGTTCCAGATGAGGGATGGATCATGCAAGATGGCACACCATGGCCTGGGAATAACACCAGAGATCATCCTGGAATGATCCAG GTTTTCTTGGGTCACAGTGGAGGGCTTGATACCGAGGGTAATGAACTACCACGATTAGTCTATGTATCTCGTGAGAAACGTCCAGGTTTCCAACACCACAAGAAGGCTGGTGCCATGAATGCTCTT GTGCGTGTGTCGGCTGTCCTTACAAATGGACCCTTCATGTTGAATCTTGATTGTGATCACTACATAAACAACAGCAAGGCTCTGAGGGAGGCTATGTGCTTTCTTATGGATCCAAATCTTGGAAAGCAAGTTTGTTATGTACAGTTTCCACAGCGGTTTGATGGTATTGATAGGAATGATCGATATGCCAACCGTAATACAGTGTTTTTTGAT ATCAACTTAAGAGGTCTCGATGGTATCCAAGGCCCTGTCTATGTGGGTACGGGATGTGTCTTCAACCGAACTGCATTATATGGCTATGAACCTCCTATCAAGAATAAGCATAAAAAGAAGGGCTTCTTCTCTCTCTGCTGTGGTGACTCTCGTAAGAAGAACTCTAAATCAAGCAAGAAAAGTTCAGAAAAGAAAAAGTCAAGCAAACATGTGGATAATACAGTGCCAATATTTAATCTAGAAGATATAGAAGAGGGTGTTGAAG GTGCTGGATTTGATGATGAAAAATCACTGCTCATGTCACAAATGAGCCTGGAGAAAAGATTTGGCCAATCAGCTGTATTTGTTGCCTCAACATTAATGGAAAATGGTGGTGTTCCTCAATCTGCAACTCCTGAGTCTCTTTTGAAAGAAGCCATCCATGTCATCAGCTGTGGCTATGAGGATAAGACAGACTGGGGTAGCGAG ATAGGGTGGATTTATGGTTCTGTGACAGAAGATATCCTGACTGGATTCAAGATGCATGCTCGTGGTTGGAAGTCAATCTATTGCATGCCTAAGCGTCCAGCATTCAAAGGTTCTGCTCCAATCAATCTTTCAGATCGTCTGAACCAAGTGCTTCGATGGGCCCTGGGATCCGTTGAGATTCTCTTTAGCCGTCACTGCCCAATATGGTATGGCTATGGAGGGCGATTAAAGTTTTTGGAAAGATTTGCATACATCAACACCACCATTTATCCACTCACTTCGCTTCCCCTCCTTTTGTATTGTACGCTGCCGGCCATTTGTTTACTTACTGGAAAATTCATTATCCCTCAG ATTAGCAACATTGCAAGTATCTGGTTcatctctctcttcctttccATTTTTGCCACTGGTATTCTGGAAATGAGGTGGAGTGGTGTTGGGATTGATGAATGGTGGAGGAATGAGCAGTTCTGGGTCATCGGTGGTGTCTCAGCCCATCTCTTTGCAGTGTTCCAAGGTCTACTCAAGGTTCTCGCTGGTATCGACACCAATTTCACTGTTACTTCCAAAGCTTCCGATGAAGATGGTGACTTTGCTGAGCTCTACATGTTCAAGTGGACCACCCTCTTGATACCACCAACCACACTTCTTATCGTGAATCTGGTCGGTGTGGTTGCTGGTATCTCCTATGCCATAAACAGTGGATATCAGTCATGGGGTCCCCTCTTTGGGAAGCTCTTTTTCGCCTTCTGGGTGATTGTTCACCTGTACCCCTTCCTCAAGGGTCTTATGGGAAGACAAAACCGCACGCCTACAATCGTCGTGGTCTGGTCCATTCTCCTTGCTTcaatcttctccttgttatgggtGCGAGTTGATCCTTTCACCACTCGGGTAACTGGACCAGATGTGCTGCAATGTGGTATCAACTGCTAG
- the LOC135628390 gene encoding small ribosomal subunit protein uS5y/uS5u/uS5v-like — protein sequence MAERGAGDRGGFGRGFGRGFGRGRGDRGRGDRGRGGRRGGRRDEEEKWVPVTKLGRLVKEGKITSLEQIYLHSLPVKEHQIIDTLLGGRLKDEVMKIMPVQKQTRAGQRTRFKAFVVVGDTDGHVGLGVKCAKEVATAIRGAIILAKLSVIPVRRGYWGNKIGKPHTVPCKVTGKCGSVTVRMVPAPRGAGIVAARVPKKVLQFAGIEDVFTSSRGSTKTLGNFVKATFECLMKTYGFLTPDFWMETRFSKSPFQEYTDLLAKPTKAILIENTES from the exons ATGGCGGAGCGCGGGGCCGGAGATCGTGGCGGCTTCGGGCGCGGGTTCGGCCGCGGGTTCGGCCGCGGCCGGGGTGACCGGGGCCGAGGCGACCGCGGTCGCGGAGGGCGGCGCGGCGGCCGGCGCGACGAGGAGGAGAAGTGGGTGCCCGTCACCAAGCTCGGTCGCCTCGTGAAGGAAGGCAAGATCACCAGCCTCGAGCAGATCTACCTCCATTCTCTCCCCGTCAAGGAGCACCAGATCATCGACACCCTCCTTGGCGGCCGCCTCAAGGACGAGGTCATGAAGATCATGCCCGTCCAGAAGCAGACCCGCGCCGGGCAGCGCACCCGCTTCAAGGCCTTCGTCGTCGTCGGCGACACCGACGGCCACGTCGGCCTCGGCGTCAAGTGCGCCAAGGAGGTCGCCACCGCTATCCGTGGCGCCATCATCCTGGCCAAGCTCTCGGTAATCCCCGTCAGGAGGGGTTACTGGGGGAACAAGATTGGGAAGCCCCACACTGTGCCCTGCAAGGTCACCGGCAAGTGCGGGTCGGTCACCGTCCGAATGGTACCGGCGCCGAGGGGTGCGGGGATCGTGGCCGCTCGTGTGCCAAAGAAGGTTCTCCAATTTGCTGGGATTGAGGACGTCTTCACCTCGTCTCGTGGTTCGACCAAGACTCTTGGAAACTTTGTCAAG GCCACCTTTGAGTGTCTCATGAAGACCTACGGATTCCTGACACCAGATTTCTGGATGGAGACTCGTTTCAGCAAATCTCCCTTCCAGGAGTACACGGACTTGCTTGCGAAGCCCACCAAAGCAATACTTATTGAAAACACAGAGAGCTGA
- the LOC135628389 gene encoding polygalacturonase-like yields MSEGKLLWLLTLTVFFHSLSLHGNSEGRLASPSNSCFVDDDEECDATIRGFNGSIVGFPGSLFRPLPSRGVFNVEDYGAKGDGTDDSQAFGEAWRAACNSSSSAVLLVPENNKYILKPVAFSGPCRAHMTVMIKGTLEASSNRSDWNVDNIRHWILFDGIRNLVVRGGGTVDGNGHVWWQHSCKRNTSLPCIDAPTALFFSSCKNLVVEDLVVKDSQQMHVAFRRCTNVKASKLTISAPESSPNTDGIHVSGTKSILIKDTIIETGDDCISIVSGSRRVIATRIVCGPGHGISIGSLGANNTRAHVSKVLVDKVILKGTTNGVRIKTWQGGHGYAKHIIFQNVFMHDVQNPIIINQNYCDSRIPCHEQNSAVAVSRVLYRNIKGTSASELAMEFDCSRSHPCRHIVLQEIELVGEGGGPAASLCRYFKWEEIGKIIPAPCA; encoded by the exons ATGAGCGAAGGAAAGCTTCTTTGGCTCCTCACTCTCACCGTCTTCTTCCACAGCCTCTCTCTCCATGGCAATTCAGAAGGCAGACTTGCTTCTCCATCAAACTCTTGCTTCGTCGATGATGATGAAGAGTGTGATGCCACTATACGTGGCTTCAATGGATCGATCGTGGGGTTCCCTGGCTCACTCTTTAGACCTTTGCCTTCTCGCGGCGTCTTCAACGTGGAGGACTACGGCGCCAAAGGTGATGGAACGGATGACAGCCAG GCATTTGGAGAGGCCTGGAGAGCAGCTTGCAACTCCTCTTCCTCGGCTGTTCTGCTGGTGCCGGAGAACAACAAGTACATCCTAAAGCCAGTCGCCTTCTCCGGCCCCTGCAGAGCTCATATGACGGTCATG ATCAAGGGAACACTCGAAGCTTCTTCGAACCGATCGGACTGGAACGTAGACAACATCAGGCACTGGATCCTGTTCGACGGCATTAGGAACCTTGTGGTACGAGGCGGCGGAACCGTCGACGGCAACGGACACGTTTGGTGGCAGCACTCCTGCAAGCGAAACACGTCTCTG cCTTGCATTGATGCGCCGACG GCCTTGTTCTTTAGTTCCTGCAAGAACTTGGTAGTCGAGGACCTCGTGGTGAAAGATAGCCAGCAAATGCATGTTGCGTTCCGGAGATGCACCAACGTGAAAGCTTCCAAGCTGACCATCTCCGCCCCTGAATCCAGTCCTAACACCGATGGAATTCATGTCAGTGGCACCAAAAGCATCCTCATAAAAGATACCATCATCGAAACAG GGGATGACTGCATATCGATCGTATCGGGGTCGCGAAGAGTGATCGCGACGAGAATAGTGTGTGGACCAGGCCATGGAATCAG CATTGGTAGTTTGGGAGCTAACAACACCAGGGCACACGTATCCAAGGTGTTGGTGGACAAGGTCATATTGAAGGGCACCACAAATGGTGTCAGGATCAAGACATGGCAg GGAGGGCATGGTTATGCCAAGCACATCATCTTCCAGAATGTATTCATGCATGATGTCCAAAATCCTATAATCATCAACCAGAACTACTGTGACTCCAGAATTCCTTGCCATGAACAG AACTCGGCTGTGGCAGTGAGCCGTGTGCTTTATAGGAATATTAAAGGAACGAGTGCTTCGGAGTTGGCCATGGAATTCGACTGTAGCAGAAGTCATCCCTGTCGTCACATAGTGTTGCAGGAGATCGAGTTGGTGGGAGAAGGTGGAGGTCCTGCAGCAAGCTTATGTAGGTATTTCAAGTGGGAAGAGATTGGGAAGATCATTCCTGCTCCATGTGCCTGA
- the LOC103990225 gene encoding probable cellulose synthase A catalytic subunit 8 [UDP-forming] isoform X2, whose amino-acid sequence MEVDGEKGPVKHSGGQVCQICGDSVGTTVDGDLFVACDVCGFPVCRPCYEYERKDGNQSCPQCKTKYKRHKGSPPVRQEEGDDGDADDVSDFNYPTSHQDQKPKIAERMLGWHMGHEQGEDVGAPKYDSGEIPRNHIPLLTHSQGLSGELPMSSPDHMMSPGGGGKRVHPLPYRSPNSSREFGNVAWKERVDGWKMKQEKNVVPMTNGTSHAPSEGRGGGDIDATTDYNMDDALLNDEARQPLSRKVSVPSSRINPYRMVIVLRLVILCIFLHYRITNPVTNAIPLWLLSVICEIWFAISWILDQFPKWFPVNRETYLDRLSIRYDREGEPSELAAVDIFVSTVDPLKEPPLVTANTVLSILAVDYPVDKVSCYVSDDGAAMLTFEALAETSEFARKWVPFCKKYIIEPRAPEWYFSQKIDYLKDKVQPSFVKDRRAMKREYEEFKVRINGLVAKAQKVPDEGWIMQDGTPWPGNNTRDHPGMIQVFLGHSGGLDTEGNELPRLVYVSREKRPGFQHHKKAGAMNALVRVSAVLTNGPFMLNLDCDHYINNSKALREAMCFLMDPNLGKQVCYVQFPQRFDGIDRNDRYANRNTVFFDINLRGLDGIQGPVYVGTGCVFNRTALYGYEPPIKNKHKKKGFFSLCCGDSRKKNSKSSKKSSEKKKSSKHVDNTVPIFNLEDIEEGVEGAGFDDEKSLLMSQMSLEKRFGQSAVFVASTLMENGGVPQSATPESLLKEAIHVISCGYEDKTDWGSEIGWIYGSVTEDILTGFKMHARGWKSIYCMPKRPAFKGSAPINLSDRLNQVLRWALGSVEILFSRHCPIWYGYGGRLKFLERFAYINTTIYPLTSLPLLLYCTLPAICLLTGKFIIPQISNIASIWFISLFLSIFATGILEMRWSGVGIDEWWRNEQFWVIGGVSAHLFAVFQGLLKVLAGIDTNFTVTSKASDEDGDFAELYMFKWTTLLIPPTTLLIVNLVGVVAGISYAINSGYQSWGPLFGKLFFAFWVIVHLYPFLKGLMGRQNRTPTIVVVWSILLASIFSLLWVRVDPFTTRVTGPDVLQCGINC is encoded by the exons ATGGAGGTCGATGGAGAGAAGGGG CCTGTGAAGCACTCCGGTGGCCAGGTGTGCCAGATCTGTGGCGACAGTGTTGGTACAACAGTGGACGGCGATCTATTTGTCGCCTGTGATGTTTGTGGGTTTCCCGTCTGCCGTCCCTGCTACGAGTACGAGAGGAAGGATGGAAACCAGTCGTGTCCCCAGTGCAAGACGAAGTACAAGAGACACAAAG GAAGCCCACCTGTTCGCCAAGAGGAGGGGGACGATGGCGATGCTGATGATGTTAGCGATTTCAATTATCCAACTAGCCATCAGGATCAGAAGCCAAAGATCGCTGAACGCATGCTGGGTTGGCACATGGGTCATGAGCAAGGGGAAGATGTCGGTGCTCCAAAGTATGACAGTGGGGAGATCCCTCGGAATCACATCCCTTTGCTCACTCACAGCCAGGGG CTCTCCGGAGAACTGCCAATGTCATCACCTGATCATATGATGTCCCCAGGAGGTGGTGGAAAGCGTGTGCATCCACTCCCTTACCGCTCTC CTAACTCGTCCAGAGAATTTGGCAATGTTGCCTGGAAAGAGAGAGTTGATGGATGGAAGATGAAACAGGAGAAAAATGTTGTGCCAATGACTAATGGTACCAGTCATGCCCCTTCGGAAGGCAGGGGAGGAGGTGATATTGATGCGACTACTGATTACAATATGGATGATGCTTTACT GAATGATGAAGCCCGACAGCCTCTTTCCAGGAAAGTATCTGTTCCATCTTCCAGGATAAACCCATACAGGATGGTTATTGTGTTACGGCTTGTTATTCTCTGTATTTTCCTCCACTATCGTATCACAAATCCTGTCACCAATGCCATTCCTTTATGGTTGTTATCTGTAATCTGTGAGATATGGTTTGCTATATCTTGGATATTGGATCAGTTTCCCAAATGGTTTCCTGTAAATCGTGAAACTTATCTCGACAGACTATCAATTAG ATATGACAGAGAAGGTGAACCGTCTGAGCTGGCTGCTGTCGACATTTTTGTCAGTACTGTCGATCCATTGAAAGAGCCTCCCCTTGTCACAGCCAACACTGTGTTATCAATTCTTGCCGTGGATTACCCTGTTGACAAGGTCTCTTGCTATGTCTCTGATGATGGTGCTGCTATGCTGACATTTGAAGCACTGGCTGAAACTTCAGAGTTTGCAAGAAAATGGGTTCCTTTCTGCAAGAAATACATTATTGAACCTCGAGCTCCTGAATGGTACTTCTCACAGAAGATTGATTACCTCAAGGATAAAGTTCAACCTTCATTTGTTAAAGATCGCAGAGCAATGAAG AGAGAATATGAAGAATTTAAGGTCCGCATCAATGGCCTTGTTGCAAAGGCACAAAAAGTTCCAGATGAGGGATGGATCATGCAAGATGGCACACCATGGCCTGGGAATAACACCAGAGATCATCCTGGAATGATCCAG GTTTTCTTGGGTCACAGTGGAGGGCTTGATACCGAGGGTAATGAACTACCACGATTAGTCTATGTATCTCGTGAGAAACGTCCAGGTTTCCAACACCACAAGAAGGCTGGTGCCATGAATGCTCTT GTGCGTGTGTCGGCTGTCCTTACAAATGGACCCTTCATGTTGAATCTTGATTGTGATCACTACATAAACAACAGCAAGGCTCTGAGGGAGGCTATGTGCTTTCTTATGGATCCAAATCTTGGAAAGCAAGTTTGTTATGTACAGTTTCCACAGCGGTTTGATGGTATTGATAGGAATGATCGATATGCCAACCGTAATACAGTGTTTTTTGAT ATCAACTTAAGAGGTCTCGATGGTATCCAAGGCCCTGTCTATGTGGGTACGGGATGTGTCTTCAACCGAACTGCATTATATGGCTATGAACCTCCTATCAAGAATAAGCATAAAAAGAAGGGCTTCTTCTCTCTCTGCTGTGGTGACTCTCGTAAGAAGAACTCTAAATCAAGCAAGAAAAGTTCAGAAAAGAAAAAGTCAAGCAAACATGTGGATAATACAGTGCCAATATTTAATCTAGAAGATATAGAAGAGGGTGTTGAAG GTGCTGGATTTGATGATGAAAAATCACTGCTCATGTCACAAATGAGCCTGGAGAAAAGATTTGGCCAATCAGCTGTATTTGTTGCCTCAACATTAATGGAAAATGGTGGTGTTCCTCAATCTGCAACTCCTGAGTCTCTTTTGAAAGAAGCCATCCATGTCATCAGCTGTGGCTATGAGGATAAGACAGACTGGGGTAGCGAG ATAGGGTGGATTTATGGTTCTGTGACAGAAGATATCCTGACTGGATTCAAGATGCATGCTCGTGGTTGGAAGTCAATCTATTGCATGCCTAAGCGTCCAGCATTCAAAGGTTCTGCTCCAATCAATCTTTCAGATCGTCTGAACCAAGTGCTTCGATGGGCCCTGGGATCCGTTGAGATTCTCTTTAGCCGTCACTGCCCAATATGGTATGGCTATGGAGGGCGATTAAAGTTTTTGGAAAGATTTGCATACATCAACACCACCATTTATCCACTCACTTCGCTTCCCCTCCTTTTGTATTGTACGCTGCCGGCCATTTGTTTACTTACTGGAAAATTCATTATCCCTCAG ATTAGCAACATTGCAAGTATCTGGTTcatctctctcttcctttccATTTTTGCCACTGGTATTCTGGAAATGAGGTGGAGTGGTGTTGGGATTGATGAATGGTGGAGGAATGAGCAGTTCTGGGTCATCGGTGGTGTCTCAGCCCATCTCTTTGCAGTGTTCCAAGGTCTACTCAAGGTTCTCGCTGGTATCGACACCAATTTCACTGTTACTTCCAAAGCTTCCGATGAAGATGGTGACTTTGCTGAGCTCTACATGTTCAAGTGGACCACCCTCTTGATACCACCAACCACACTTCTTATCGTGAATCTGGTCGGTGTGGTTGCTGGTATCTCCTATGCCATAAACAGTGGATATCAGTCATGGGGTCCCCTCTTTGGGAAGCTCTTTTTCGCCTTCTGGGTGATTGTTCACCTGTACCCCTTCCTCAAGGGTCTTATGGGAAGACAAAACCGCACGCCTACAATCGTCGTGGTCTGGTCCATTCTCCTTGCTTcaatcttctccttgttatgggtGCGAGTTGATCCTTTCACCACTCGGGTAACTGGACCAGATGTGCTGCAATGTGGTATCAACTGCTAG